The sequence TTCAACACACAGGCTCGAACCGCGGAAGTTGCGTTCGGTGTAGAAGCAGGCGCCGGCCTCGTCGTCGATGACAGGGGGCAGTGGCGGGCGCGGGGGCTGCGGATGCGGCTGGGGCCACGGCCAGCCCGGATTGACCGGCGGCTGGGGAAGAGGCGGCTGGGGCTGCGGTTGCGGTTGCGGCTGCGGCTGGGGCTGGGGAGGCCGCGGCGGCGGCGCCATTTCGACGATGTACTGCTGACCGATCCATACGGGCGAACGGCCGTAATAGACCATGCAGAAGCTGTTCTCGCAGCGCTCGACCGTGACTGGGGTGTTGACGGGAACGGTGGTCACATAACCGGAATCCACGCTCGGGCCGTTATAGGCGCTGACGTCGGCCGATGTCACCGCCTGAGCCATGGCAACGACCGAGGTCGCGAGGAAAATGGCGGCCGACAGGAGGCCGAGGCGAAAGGGTTTCATAGGCGGAAACTCCGGAAAGATGGGCCGACTTCGGCTTGTGACCCGGTTTGACCATAGTGTAGCTGAACGCTGTCTGAACGGTTCGGTTCAGCCAGGATCGGGCAAGGTCAAGGGTTGATGCGGCGCTTGGTGCCGTCTTCACCCAGCGCAACATAGACGAAGCGACCATCGGTGACCTTGACGCGATCGGCGATGCGATTGCGTCGCGCCCAGGCCTCCATGCTGATCGTGACCGAGGTGGTGCCGACCCGCTCGACGGTGGTGTAGACGCACAGGATATCGCCGACCTTTACCGGAGCGATGAAGGTCATGGCCTCGACGGCCACGGTGACGACGCGGCCGCCGCTGCGCTCGACGGCGGCGATGGCGCCGGCAATATCCATCTGGCTCATCACCCAGCCACCGAAGATGTCGCCAGCGGGATTGGTATCGGCAGGCATGGCCAGGGTGCGAATGGTAAGTGCGCCGGTCGGCTCGGTGGCGTCAGACTGCATGTTTCAAGGTCCCTTTACCGGCCAGCGGCCGACCGCTTCTTCCCAATGCCTGCGGCAGAGCGAGACATAGACCGATTTCTCGATCGCGACCTGCTCGCCGTCGGTAATCACCCGACCCTCGGCATCCTGTCGCACCACCATGGTGGCCTTGGCGCCGCAGGCGCAGATCGTGCGTATCTCGCGCAGGACGTCGGCGACAGCCAGCAATTCGGATGAGCCGGGGAAGAG comes from Devosia oryziradicis and encodes:
- a CDS encoding peptidase inhibitor family I36 protein; its protein translation is MKPFRLGLLSAAIFLATSVVAMAQAVTSADVSAYNGPSVDSGYVTTVPVNTPVTVERCENSFCMVYYGRSPVWIGQQYIVEMAPPPRPPQPQPQPQPQPQPQPPLPQPPVNPGWPWPQPHPQPPRPPLPPVIDDEAGACFYTERNFRGSSLCVEEGDSYSRLRNWDNKIRSVEVFGGARVDLCTDSNYRGSCVTLRRDASRLPPEIDRKASSIDVY
- a CDS encoding acyl-CoA thioesterase → MQSDATEPTGALTIRTLAMPADTNPAGDIFGGWVMSQMDIAGAIAAVERSGGRVVTVAVEAMTFIAPVKVGDILCVYTTVERVGTTSVTISMEAWARRNRIADRVKVTDGRFVYVALGEDGTKRRINP